Proteins encoded within one genomic window of Amorphoplanes friuliensis DSM 7358:
- the smpB gene encoding SsrA-binding protein SmpB, which yields MPREQGRKVVASNRKARHDYAILDTYEAGMVLTGTEVKSLRLGRSSLVDAFGHENNGEIFLHGMHIPEYTQGTWTNHEPRRVRKLLLKRDEIAKLMGKLRDDGVTLVPLSVYFNNGYAKVELGLAKGKKAYDKRQDLASRDAQREINKAMGRRSKGMD from the coding sequence ATGCCACGCGAACAGGGGCGCAAGGTCGTGGCCTCGAACCGCAAGGCACGGCACGACTATGCCATCCTCGACACCTACGAGGCCGGCATGGTGCTGACCGGCACCGAGGTCAAGTCGCTGCGTCTCGGCCGGTCCTCGCTGGTCGACGCGTTCGGCCACGAGAACAACGGCGAAATCTTCCTCCACGGGATGCACATCCCGGAATACACCCAGGGCACCTGGACCAACCACGAACCCCGCCGCGTCCGCAAGCTCCTGCTCAAGCGCGACGAGATCGCCAAACTCATGGGCAAGCTCCGCGACGACGGCGTCACCCTGGTGCCCCTCTCGGTCTATTTCAACAACGGGTACGCCAAAGTCGAACTCGGACTGGCCAAGGGCAAGAAGGCGTACGACAAGCGCCAGGACCTCGCGAGCCGGGACGCCCAGCGTGAGATCAACAAGGCGATGGGCCGCCGTAGCAAAGGCATGGACTGA
- a CDS encoding cellulose binding domain-containing protein — MSAKHSTAFPLRRYGFIAGAATLLVVLVAWVAVRAVGPVSQDNRTPLMMQPTIPVGDTSFAPSPSASPSPSLSPSRSPSPRSSPSPSRSRSASASASASVSVSASDSASPKPTPARTTSTPVPASLSARYQVGAGWDRGFVGWVQITNTGQTAATWTVKISYPSRAGVRITNVWNAQRDGSSFTGGPLAPGASASFGFEATKQVRDKISPTACTINGAPCRMS, encoded by the coding sequence TTGTCCGCCAAGCACTCCACCGCCTTCCCCCTGAGGCGGTACGGCTTCATCGCCGGGGCAGCGACCCTCCTCGTGGTTCTGGTCGCCTGGGTGGCCGTGCGAGCGGTCGGGCCGGTGTCGCAGGACAACCGGACGCCGCTGATGATGCAGCCGACGATCCCGGTCGGGGACACGTCCTTTGCGCCGTCCCCGTCCGCGTCCCCGTCGCCCTCGCTGTCCCCGTCCCGCTCGCCTTCGCCCCGGTCGTCGCCCTCACCGTCGCGTTCCCGGTCGGCGTCAGCGTCGGCGTCGGCTTCCGTCTCTGTCTCGGCCTCCGACTCGGCCTCTCCCAAACCGACGCCCGCCCGTACGACGTCGACGCCCGTTCCCGCCTCACTCAGCGCGCGGTACCAGGTCGGTGCCGGCTGGGACCGCGGCTTCGTCGGCTGGGTCCAGATCACCAACACCGGCCAGACAGCCGCCACCTGGACCGTGAAGATCAGCTACCCGTCCCGGGCCGGGGTACGCATCACCAACGTCTGGAACGCCCAGCGCGACGGAAGCTCCTTCACCGGCGGCCCCCTCGCCCCGGGCGCCTCAGCCAGCTTCGGCTTCGAAGCAACCAAGCAGGTCAGAGACAAGATCAGCCCCACCGCCTGCACGATCAACGGCGCGCCGTGCCGCATGAGCTGA